The Fusobacterium sp. IOR10 genomic interval TTATTATACATTTAGGGAGGATATCATGGGAAAAATTAAAGATTCATTAATACTCAAATTAGTTATAGGGGTTACGCTAGGTATTATCATTGGTTTAACAGCAGGAACAAGGGTTATTGGACTTATAAACACAGTTAAATTTATATTAGGACAAGTTATCTTTTTCTCTGTTCCATTAGTTATTTTAGGGTTTATTGCTCCAGCAATAACTAAAATGAAATCAAATGCAAGTAAAATGTTACTTACTATGTTAGGTTTATCTTATACTTCATCAGTTTGTGCAGCTATAATGTCAGTTATTGCAGGATTTATCATAATTCCTAAACTACATATAGTTACTGCTGTACAAGGACTTAAGGAAATTCCTAAATTAATATTTAGAGTTGAAATTCCACCAGTTATGTCAGTAATGACTTCATTATTTTTAGCTATTCTACTTGGTTTAGCAGTTGTTTGGACTAAGTCAGATCGTTTTGAAGAATTATTAGATGAATTTGGGAACATAGTTTTAAGTATAGTTAACAAAATAGTTATACCTATACTACCTATTTTCATAGCATGTACATTTGCAACACTAGCTTATGAAGGAAGTATAACAAAACAATTCCCAATATTTATAAAAGTTATATTCATTGTATTAATTGGACATTTCATATGGTTAACTGTTCTTTATACAATAGGTGGAATAGTAAACAAATGTAATCC includes:
- a CDS encoding dicarboxylate/amino acid:cation symporter; the protein is MGKIKDSLILKLVIGVTLGIIIGLTAGTRVIGLINTVKFILGQVIFFSVPLVILGFIAPAITKMKSNASKMLLTMLGLSYTSSVCAAIMSVIAGFIIIPKLHIVTAVQGLKEIPKLIFRVEIPPVMSVMTSLFLAILLGLAVVWTKSDRFEELLDEFGNIVLSIVNKIVIPILPIFIACTFATLAYEGSITKQFPIFIKVIFIVLIGHFIWLTVLYTIGGIVNKCNPWEVLKYYGPAYLTAVGTMSSAATLPVSLECASKSKVLKKEIIKFGVPLGATTHLCGSVLTEVFFVMTISKVLYGTLPSFGTMILFVVLLGIFAIGAPGVPGGTVMASLGIIVTVLGFDDTGVALMLTIFALQDSFGTACNVTGDGALTMILNGLYGSKIK